The genome window AGGCTCCTCATACAACACCCAGCTGTGTAttcaaaaacattgaaaaatacatgaaataagaatataaatatgcaatatctggtATTTACCAAAcagattgttttggttttatttgcccaaTTTTGTTTATGGTGCTTAAAGCTTTggtttttgaaattaaatttaaagaatTAATTTTAAGTCTCCCTATATAGCCTTtatagcagtatataaacagttaataaatggtttataacacattataatgtagttgcactgtaagcagatataagctTTTATGAATGTATTTGCCAAAAACTATTACTCCTCATGTGGGCAAACATAAGTGGTGGTTGGTGTatgaacagataatgaatgagaATATAGATGTAGatgtaatgatataaaatatgtcttcataggagaagttatattTGCTGATAAGTACTGTTGATTAATAAgcatttatacatttacttACCGTATATCTGCTGATAAGAACATTATaattttatatcatattatactacatttattaaatgtttgtattctgcttataaatgctaaatagtgGGACTTAAAGCACTTAAAGTATAACTGAATTCATCAAAAACAATGTCTAGGTTATCCTGGATAATACACAGGTCCCACTGTcgacagttttcattggaactattTATTGCTGAAGAAATAGTTCCTATCAAAACTGTTGTTTAAAACTCTGAGATCTGTGAATTATCCAGAGTAACAAGAACACTGTTTCTGGAAAGGGATGCTAGTGTTAAAGCCTTTTTaactttcagtttttcagtgaagGAGGTTTAACATGCTTGGTTCGAGTCCAGTTGgggacgtttttttttttttttttttttggcatgtcATCCCCATCCGCTCGCCCTCCATTTGCTGCCAGCTTGTGACTTTCCTATCTAATAATGACAAAAGTTaataatggaaaacaaaattccattcaTCTCTTTTGTATCGGGATGGTGGCCAAAATGTCACAAGATGGATATGTCAGCTACTTgccaaataaaaccaaaactatcccTTATGGTTAAATACCACAAGAGgcaaatgagaaaatgtgcttttttgtaATTGGGCTGAACTAACCCTTTAACAATTTAGATAGGGTCACACAAGTGATCaattatacataaatacagtctATCAATGAAGTACAATAAACTATAACAGTCTTAAAGTCTTATGTTCTCTACACTGGTTAAATCAAATGTTAACTATCCCTTGCAGAGATATGGTGCGTACCCTCCGTCTCCATAAACCTTGATGGAGTTAACAACATTCTTGGTCAGGCCTCGTGCCTGCAGGAATGGACAGTCGTCGCACAGCTCCACACACTGTCCGGAAAAGTTGTCTCCCTCGAACAGCTCCATCCTGTAGTGCTCTCCATGCTGGGGAGGATAATGACATGCCGGCTCGATGAGTCATAGCAACAATGTTCGCCTTCACCTCGCTGCAAAGCACACCAAAGCCTTCTCCTATATGTGACAAGGACTTTATGTGCGCTCAAACACTTGTACCTATAGAATTCTAAAGGTTAAATGTATATGTAGGGGACGACATGTATAGCCCACAGTCTACGTCTGAAGTGCAATAAATGTGTGGTTTTTCTTTCAGCTGTCAGTGTCAATGATGTGAAAACCTGCAAGCTGCTAACATGCGTCTGTGCTACAAGTGCTCCTTTATTAGAAACCTCAGTAGTCCAAATGATTCTCACTTTGATTAGTCTGAAAAACAGATGAGGCCGCACATATGCCAGTCCTGtctggctttgttttttttaccaatcAAATATTTGTCTGTCCCTGgggtctcacacacacacacacacttaccatCCTGATTGGCCTGCAGGAGCCCATGTGATCATTATGGGCATTCCAGCGCTGGAATTCAGGGTACTCTCCATGCTCCAGAATGTACTGTTGGCCCTTGAAGTCTGGGTGGTCAAAGCAGACGAAGGCCCCGCTCTCCACACGGATAGAGTTGACCCTGTTCATGAAGCCACGGTCCTGGAAGTTGTCACAGTCGCTGCAGATCTCCAGTTTCCTCCCGGTGAAACATTTCCCCTCATAGAACACAATCTATTTTGCCAAAACAGTgaagattacattttttttttttctcctaacAGATACTTGTACAGAAAGCGCACTTTCGTGGGGGGATAACAGATAGTTAGAAAGATATCATGCAAAAAGTGCCGTTCAACACTGTTAAAAGTAATATATCTGAGGTTTGCACCAGTCAGCTACATTGATGTCTTTGTGATGCCTTTGCATTGACATGTTGTTGGTGAACAACTGCGTAGGTTTGGGAGGGCTGTACTGCTGCATCGCACTCCTTGCTGTGGTACTCACCTTTCCTGAGTACTGAGACATTTTCCACTGTTAGCTGTTCCAAACTAGTCACACAGTATAAGAGTGGAAAAATTTGGCCACCCAGATATATATGGCGGACAGAGAGCGTGGTGGTATCGCGAGGCCgaggcaacaaaagcacaacAATGGGGGGTTTAGACATTTTGCCACATGGACAGTTTCCCTTACATGTGCCAGTGCTGATATTGGAGTTTGGCTCTGGAGGGCGGAACAATAGAGTGAGAGAGATTTTGCTTTGATTGGGCTTTGAGAGTGATGTCGCACTGGGTCGCGGTTGCAGAGTAATATTTGGGTTGCGTCCAGGcgaggaggaaaacaaacagaggGAAGGTTAAAGCAGAGGTGAAAGGACATGAATGAGCAAGTGAGAACAAGATGTCTGGTTGGATGAGTAACTgggaaaatgtagaaataatgaGGTGTGGTCCCGTGTCTGAGTTCTGATGGCATCGGGGTGAGCGGAGCAGCTCAGATTCCTCACTCCAAACAGATTTCCCTCCAGCTTTTATGTTAGGAacctctctgttgttgtttctctgctgttgatCCAGAGAGGATCCCTGGATCAGTTTAGACCTTGACCCATGAAAATCCGGGTGGAGACTCTCAGCCACGACATCAAAGACCACCAGTTTTTAAGGTTAAGCAGGCGGGGCAGGatacaaaacagataaaacctGTTTTCCATGACAGCAgatccctctctctccatttacagtagagataaaacacaaaatgtggaATGATTTATTGCACTTGAGTGGAATTTTAGAGATTAGTGAGTAGATTTGGACTAAAGCAAACATTAATAGCCATGAGTAGTGTAAAACATTTGTCTGAGGTGTGTAGATTCAAAAATCACGTGGACTTTTATGTAAGCTTATGTCAGTCCATTTGTTCACCAGTTGGCCTGTTTGAGGTTTCTGGTttcatcactgttttttttttctttctgacagaCTAGTTGCAGCtaatacaccaaaaaaaaacccaccaaaaCTAATCTATGCGTGTGTAGACAGATGGATtcttaacatttttattgtacagcatttactgctgtttttaGGAAACTATTCTTGTATTGGAGCAGTGCTCTCAATGTATTCTGAATATCTGTGATATTTCTGCTGCACTAAAGAAAATCTTTTGTGGAGCATCTCTTTGTACGACAGTTGGCTGCAGTGTTTCATTCTCTTCCATTAGATTTATGTCAAGTGCTGGTTCAAGTCAATTCAGACTTTATGCTTTATACTGAGTCCATTGAGCTCTAGTGCTGATGCTTGATAAAGAGCACTGAGCCAAAGGTATTACACATCATATGGGTCAGACTCATGCACCTAAagcaaacatactgtacctttGACTAATATCCTCTTGTCCTCTTAAGGTATAAATCCCACTAATACAAATCTTTATCTATGAGTCCGTGACAAATGCATACATTTATATTTGCAAAAGTctcatatattatatacagtagttgACAAAGGGTGGGCACCTCTTGCATAATTCAGGAATCTGAGCATTGGGAAACTGTTAACTCCTGAACACAGTGTACCCAGGGCAAGTGGAGGTGCTAAGCATATAGACTTAACAGCGATAGAACATTTAAATGGATGTTACCATGACAGGACAAAGTATGAACGGGTATAAAAAGAGGGAGAGTCGATGAATACATCTCAGTTATTGACCAAATTCGAGACAGACAAACCAGCAAGGTATGTACACATAAAAAGAGCTTTTCTGTGGGGGGGATGAATATATTCTCTTATTTGCATTCtcttattttgtgtatttaactTTTTCCAATGCTTTtttgaaacatgtttaataaaaaTCAATGTTAGCTTTAAATTTTTGCCATCGAATGTCAATATCACCGTGCATGCAGCCTGATACACGTGTTTTGTTTATCCAGAATGTCTATAACACTATAGATAGATCAGATAATCACCTCTACAAAAAAAGACTGTAGAAAGAGTTATGTCTCACACTGATTCACACTGAATGCTGATAGTACTGCACATATTGTATCATCAAATCTGTGCTTTATCTCTCGTAGGCTGCTGCACTGAACAGAACAATGAAGTTGTTGGTCTTGGCTTTAAGCGTCGCCCTGCTGTTTACAGCTGGTGAGTCTGTCACTGATTCTCCACTGAATAAACACTACTTCTGCTGCTGTGC of Thunnus thynnus chromosome 12, fThuThy2.1, whole genome shotgun sequence contains these proteins:
- the LOC137193440 gene encoding gamma-crystallin N-A-like is translated as MSQYSGKIVFYEGKCFTGRKLEICSDCDNFQDRGFMNRVNSIRVESGAFVCFDHPDFKGQQYILEHGEYPEFQRWNAHNDHMGSCRPIRMHGEHYRMELFEGDNFSGQCVELCDDCPFLQARGLTKNVVNSIKVYGDGGWVLYEEPNYRGRMYVVERGNYSTHMEWQAENPNIQSVRRVANYF